From Kwoniella europaea PYCC6329 chromosome 3, complete sequence, one genomic window encodes:
- a CDS encoding chlorophyll synthesis pathway protein BchC encodes MSPVALDQTNSAVKPLPAATKTMPTVSREVLTRPNLALWVTKDHKIYQKEEPYPSCGPDDCVVHVKATGICGSEIHFWKSGRIGDCCVTHDIILGHESSGQILEVGSNVQNFQIGDRVSIEPGVSCWECDMCIRGRYNLCPKVKFSGTPPSDGTMRRFVAHPARFLHKIPDTMSFATAALIEPLSVAYNAVRRAKPYLGQPILICGAGPIGLATALCARAAGASPIVITDLEQNRLDQVRAMGFDRTLKIDLSWDRLTTASKMREVMGTDCLPQIAFEATGAGSSINSACYALEDGGTLLQIGCGKPDIEIPLMSMGFREVNIVTSFRYQQSWPVVIRLVAEGVLGDVDALITHTFPVERTIDAFETCADRSNLAIKVQIVDE; translated from the exons ATGTCTCCTGTCGCGCTTGATCAGACCAATTCAGCTGTGAAACCCCTTCCAGCAGCTACGAAGACCATGCCAACGGTCTCTCGAGAAGTTCTTACCAGGCCGAACTTGGCTCTGTGGGTGACCAAGGATCACAA GATCTACCAGAAGGAAGAGCCATATCCATCATGTGGGCCGGATGATTGCGTTGTACACGTT AAAGCGACAGGTATATGTGGATC TGAGATACATTTCTG GAAGAGCGGTAGAATCGGTGACTGTTGTGTGACACACGATATCATTCTAGGACATGAATCAAGTGGTCAGATCTTAGAAGTGGGATCAAACGTTCAGAACTTCCAAATTGGAGATAGGGTATCGATTGAACCTGGTGTGTCATGTTGGGAATGTGATATGTGCATTCGAGGGAGATATAACCTTTGTCCAAAAGTAAA ATTCTCCGGTACACCACCATCAGACGGCACGATGAGACGATTTGTAGCACATCCTGCCAGATTTCTTCACAA GATACCCGACACTATGTCCTTTGCCACCGCCGCCTTGATCGAACCGTTATCTGTCGCTTACAACGCTGTCCGCCGAGCAAAGCCATACCTAGGCCAGCCCATCTTGATCTGCGGTGCTGGGCCGATCGGTCTGGCTACCGCTCTCTGTGCTCGAGCAGCAGGTGCTTCTCCAATCGTCATTACAGACTTGGAGCAGAACCGATTGGATCAAGTCCGGGCTATGGGATTCGACCGAACGCTGAAGATTGATCTCAGCTGGGATAGGTTAACCACGGCGTCGAAGATGCGTGAGGTTATGGGTACAGACTGTCTTCCTCAAATAGCCTTTGAAGCGACAGGTGCTGGGTCTAGTATCAACTCGGCTTGCTAC GCTCTCGAGGATGGCGGTACTTTGCTTCAGATCGGTTGTGGTAAACCGGATATCGAAATTCCTCTCATGTCGATGGGTTTCAGGGAAGTAAACATTGTCACCTCTTTCCGTTATCAGCAATCTTGGCCTGTTGTCATTCGATTAGTCGCAGAAGGTGTTCTTGGCGATGTTGATGCGctcatcactcacacatTCCCTGTTGAGAGGACCATTGACGCTTTTGAGACTTGCGCAGATAGGTCAAACCTCGCGATCAAAGTTCAGATTGTGGATGAGTAG
- a CDS encoding protein transporter SEC61 subunit alpha, translated as MGFRFLELVRPFMSILPEVTAPEKKVVFNHKVLWTATTLLIFLVCSQVPLYGIMSSDSSDPLYWLRAILASNRGTLMELGITPIVTSGMIMQLLAGAQLIDVDFSLKDDRALFGAAQKLFAMIIALGQATVYVLTGLYGSPSSLGPGVCLLLILQLVSSSLIVILLDELLTKGYGLGSGISLFIATNICESIIWKAFSPNTVNTGRGPEFEGAIIALFHLLFTWNDKTRALKEAFYRERLPNVMNLLATVVVFALVIYLQGFRIEIPIKSSKMRGQRGSYPVKLFYTSNMPIMLESALTSNVFLISQMLSSRFPNNFLVRLLGVWEPMEEVPSQLSAVSGIAYYMSAPHSLTKAIQDPFHTVVYIAFIVTACAIFSKTWIEVSGSGPRDVAKQLKDQNMTLAGHREASIYKELKRVIPTAAAFGGATLGLLSVLADMMGALGSGTGILMATTIIYGYFELGVKENSGLDAAGLGDLLF; from the exons ATGGGTT TCCGCTTCCTCGAGCTCGTTCGACCTTTCATGAGCATCCTCCCAGAGGTCACTGCTccggagaagaag GTCGTATTCAACCATAAAGTGTTATGGACAGCTACCACCCTACTCATCTTCTTAGTCTGCTCCCAAGTACCTCTGTACGGTATCATGTCATCGGACAGTTCAGATCCATTGTACTGGCTCAGAGCGATCCTGGCTTCAAACAGAGGTACACTGATGGAATTGGGTATCACACCGATCGTCACTTCCGGTATGATTATGCAATTGCTCGCTGGAGCTCAGTTGATCGACGTCGATTTCAGCTTGAAAGATGACAGAGCGTTGTTCGGAGCTGCTCAAaaat TATTCGCCATGATCATCGCCCTCGGTCAAGCCACCGTCTACGTCCTCACCGGTCTCTACGGTTCCCCCTCTTCCCTCGGTCCCGGTGTCTGTCtcctcttgatcctccaACTCGTCTCCTCGTCactcatcgtcatccttcTCGATGAACTCCTCACCAAGGGTTACGGTCTCGGATCTGGTATCTCCTTGTTCATCGCTACCAACATTTGCGAGTCGATCATCTGGAAAGCCTTCTCCCCTAACACCGTCAACACCGGAAGAGGACCTGAGTTCGAAGGTGCTATCATCGCTCTCTTCCACTTGCTTTTCACTTGGAACGACAAGACCAGAGCTCTCAAAGAAGCCTTTTACAGGGAAAGATTACCAAATGTCATGAACTTGTTGGCTACGGTTGTGGTCTTCGCTTTGGTCATCTACCTCCAAGGATTCAGAATCGAAATTCCAATCAAATCTTCCAAGATGAGAGGTCAAAGAGGTTCATACCCCGTCAAGCTCTTCTACACCTCCAACATGCCAATCATGTTGGAATCTGCTTTGACTTCCAACGTTTTCTTGATCAGTCAAATGTTATCGTCAAGATTCCCCAACAACTTCTTGGTTAGATTGTTAGGTGTTTGGGAG CCAATGGAAGAAGTACCCTCTCAACTCTCCGCCGTCTCCGGTATCGCCTACTACATGTCCGCTCCTCACTCCTTGACTAAAGCGATCCAAGATCCATTCCACACCGTCGTCTACATCGCATTCATCGTCACCGCCTGCGCCATCTTCTCCAAGACCTGGATCGAAGTATCAGGTTCGGGACCGAGAGACGTCGCCAAGCAACTCAAAGATCAAAACATGACTCTTGCCGGACACCGAGAAGCGTCAATCTACAAGGAACTCAAGAGGGTCATCCCTACCGCTGCTGCCTTTGGTGGAGCCACCCTCGGTTTACTCTCGGTCTTGGCTGATATGATGGGTGCTCTCGGAAGTGGTACGGGTATTTTGATGgccaccaccatcatctacggat ACTTCGAATTGGGCGTTAAAGAGAACTCTGGTCTTGATGCCGCTGGTTTGGGTGATTTAC TCTTCTAA
- a CDS encoding 1-aminocyclopropane-1-carboxylate deaminase, with the protein MSDQPKYLEKLQSIPKEKFLFGPSPISHLPGLTKHLGGKVNIYAKREDCNSGLAYGGNKVRKLEYLVADAKSKGCDTLVSVGGVQSNHTRAVTATAVASGLKAVTVQEKWVPIDPPLYAETGNILLSRLMGGDVRLNQETFDIGHKAATEAAFKDVQDKGGKPYYIPAGASDHPLGGLGFVNMVVEVAEQEKALGIFFDTIVVCSVTGSSHAGTIVGAVAEGRKRKVIGIDASGKPAQTKSQVHRIASNTAKLLDEDLVIEESDVILDERFHAGIYGIPDDETIKAMRLGANTDAFITDPVYEGKSLAGMIKLIEEGSIKEGSNVLYIHLGGQPALNAYSSYFSHD; encoded by the exons ATGTCTGATCAACCCAAGTACCTCGAGAAATTGCAATCCATCCCCAAAGAGAAGTTCCTC TTCGgtccatctcccatctcccacTTACCTGGATTGACCAAGCACCTCGGTGGGAAAGTGAACATCTACGCTAAGAGGGAAGATTGTAATTCCGGTTTGGCATATGGTGGTAACAAAGTtagaaag CTCGAATACCTCGTCGCCGATGCTAAATCAAAAGGATGTGATACCCTTGTATCAGTTGGTGGTGTACAGTCCAACCATACTAGAGCGGTGACTGCTACAGCTGTTGCATCAGgattgaagg CGGTCACTGTTCAAGAGAAATGGGTACCCATCGACCCGCCTCTGTACGCCGAGACCGGTAACATCCTCCTGTCCAGATTGATGGGTGGTGATGTCAGGTTGAATCAAGAGACTTTCGATATCGGTCATAAGGCTGCTACAGAGGCTGCTTTCAAGGATGTTCAagataaaggtggtaaaccaTA CTACATCCCAGCCGGTGCTTCCGATCACCCTCTAGGTGGATTAGGTTTCGTCAACATGGTCGTCGAAGTTGCCGAGCAAGAGAAAGCTCTGGGTATATTCTTCGATACCATCGTCGTCTGCTCTGTCACTGGATCGTCCCATGCCGGAACTATCGTCGGTGCCGTAGCGGAaggtaggaagaggaaagtgataGGGATCGATGCGTCTGGTAAACCCGCTCAAACCAAATCTCAAGTTCATCGAATCGCTTCCAACACTGCCAAATTGCTAGATGAAGATTTGGTCATTGAAGAGAGTGATGTGATTCTCGATGAAAGGTTCCATGCTGGTATTTATGGTATACCTGATGACGAGACTATCAAAGCGATGAGAC TCGGAGCCAACACCGATGCATTCATCACTGACCCGGTGTACGAAGGTAAATCACTAGCAGGTATGATCAAGTTGATAGAGGAAGGATCGATCAAAGAGGGGTCCAACGTGTTGTATATCCATCTAGGTGGTCAACCCGCTTTGAACGCTTATTCTTCGTACTTCTCTCATGACTAG